One segment of Capnocytophaga sp. oral taxon 878 DNA contains the following:
- the proS gene encoding proline--tRNA ligase, with product MSKNLTSRSEDYSKWYNELVVKADLAENSGVRGCMVIKPYGYAIWEKMQAELDRMFKETGHTNAYFPLFVPKSYFEAEEQNAEGFAKECAVVTHYRLKTDPNEKGKLMVDPEAKLEEELIVRPTSEAIIWSTYKNWIQSYRDLPILINQWANVVRWEMRTRLFLRTAEFLWQEGHTAHATKAEAIEESEKMMNVYATFVENFMAVPVIKGLKTESERFAGADETFCIEALMQDGKALQAGTSHFLGQNFAKAFEVKYTTKEGKQEYVWASSWGVSTRLMGALIMTHSDDNGLVLPPNLAPIQVVIVPIYKGETQLENVRTHIQPLVEELKKQGISVKFDDRDTQSPGFKFHEYELKGVPVRLAVGQRDIENNTFEVARRDTLTKETIAGDQIVAHIQQLLKDIQANIYNKALAYRNSHITEVNSYTEFKELLETKGGFFSAHWDGTPETEALIKEETKATIRCIPLDSKEEAGVCMYSGKPSKRRVLFAKAY from the coding sequence ATGAGCAAGAATCTTACATCGCGAAGTGAAGACTATTCCAAATGGTATAACGAATTAGTAGTAAAAGCTGATTTAGCCGAAAATTCAGGCGTGCGCGGCTGTATGGTAATCAAACCTTACGGCTATGCTATTTGGGAAAAAATGCAGGCTGAGTTAGACCGTATGTTCAAGGAAACAGGTCATACCAATGCTTATTTCCCTCTATTCGTACCCAAAAGTTACTTTGAAGCTGAAGAGCAAAATGCAGAAGGCTTTGCCAAAGAATGTGCCGTAGTAACTCACTACCGCCTTAAAACAGACCCTAATGAAAAGGGTAAGTTAATGGTAGACCCCGAAGCTAAATTAGAAGAAGAGCTAATTGTACGCCCTACCTCAGAGGCTATTATCTGGAGTACTTATAAAAACTGGATACAATCATACCGCGATTTGCCAATACTCATTAACCAATGGGCAAATGTAGTGCGCTGGGAGATGCGTACTCGTTTGTTTTTGCGTACTGCTGAGTTCTTGTGGCAAGAAGGGCACACTGCTCACGCTACCAAAGCGGAAGCTATAGAAGAGTCAGAAAAAATGATGAATGTATATGCTACCTTTGTTGAAAACTTTATGGCTGTACCTGTAATTAAAGGACTAAAAACAGAGAGCGAGCGCTTTGCAGGAGCTGATGAAACTTTCTGTATTGAAGCACTAATGCAAGATGGCAAGGCTCTACAAGCTGGTACTTCACACTTTTTAGGACAAAACTTTGCTAAAGCTTTTGAAGTAAAATATACTACTAAGGAAGGTAAACAAGAATATGTATGGGCAAGTTCTTGGGGTGTATCTACCCGCCTAATGGGTGCGCTCATTATGACCCATAGTGATGATAACGGATTAGTTTTACCTCCTAACTTAGCGCCTATACAAGTGGTAATAGTACCTATCTACAAAGGAGAAACACAACTAGAAAATGTACGCACCCATATACAACCTTTAGTTGAAGAACTTAAAAAACAAGGTATTAGTGTCAAGTTTGATGATCGTGACACTCAGTCTCCTGGATTTAAGTTCCACGAGTATGAGTTAAAAGGCGTACCAGTACGTTTAGCTGTAGGGCAACGTGATATAGAGAACAATACCTTTGAAGTAGCCCGCCGAGACACTCTTACTAAAGAAACCATAGCAGGTGATCAAATAGTAGCTCATATCCAACAGCTATTAAAAGACATTCAAGCAAATATATATAACAAGGCCTTAGCATACCGTAATAGCCATATTACAGAGGTAAACAGCTATACTGAGTTCAAAGAATTATTGGAAACCAAAGGTGGATTTTTCTCTGCTCACTGGGATGGCACCCCCGAAACAGAAGCCCTTATAAAAGAAGAAACCAAAGCAACCATACGTTGTATCCCTTTGGATAGCAAGGAAGAAGCTGGAGTTTGTATGTATTCAGGGAAACCTTCCAAACGACGTGTATTATTTGCAAAAGCCTATTAG
- a CDS encoding OmpP1/FadL family transporter, with the protein MRKVKYILFWSTLLVSASIQAQNYNDAMRYSTEELTGTARFKGMSGAFGALGGDLSAFNINPAGSAVFNTSEISVSLNSNRQKRDITFFDRNNTITNNDFNVNHFGFVIPITDVSPTVKKISLGFNYLLSKTLDNDKFSYSAFTNKGLDNYFSYYATQGNAGNPFSFDTFATGYNYKPEYQQQEIGEYYARLGRTNGYAAQMAYLGMMANLITPSNTTPNNTSYDVSGNNLERLETYRVDRTGYVNKYNFNISSQLGDYIYLGLNLNGHNINEKALYSVKDDNFQGTNPFLTYANHKQYINTTGEGFSLQLGSIIKVNDDFRVGVSYQSPTWYSLKEESRQVLYGTVVASGKEYNSDIELVNRYNDPIWYEREYKFRTPSAWTASAAYIIKKRAILSADYTYRAYDNLKFRSANMQAENNIIQNELGDTSTLRLGAEYRIPFKLLKEEPSSKNFVSLRAGYRYEQSPYRKAIATVGDLNGYSFGGGVSLGGIRLDLSYDIAKQTNLFQMYETVLTDNAKINSKYGNFLLTFTAQLF; encoded by the coding sequence ATGAGAAAAGTCAAATATATTTTATTTTGGAGTACTTTGTTAGTAAGCGCAAGCATACAAGCTCAAAACTATAACGATGCAATGCGCTACAGCACCGAAGAACTCACCGGTACAGCTCGCTTTAAAGGAATGAGCGGTGCCTTCGGAGCATTAGGAGGCGATTTGTCTGCCTTTAACATCAACCCAGCAGGAAGTGCCGTATTTAACACTTCCGAAATATCAGTCTCTCTCAATAGCAATCGCCAAAAAAGAGATATCACTTTCTTTGATAGAAATAACACCATCACCAATAATGATTTTAATGTAAATCACTTTGGCTTCGTAATTCCTATCACCGATGTCTCTCCTACTGTCAAAAAAATTAGCTTAGGCTTTAATTACCTTTTAAGCAAAACATTGGATAACGATAAGTTTAGCTATTCCGCTTTTACTAACAAAGGCTTGGATAACTACTTCTCCTACTATGCCACTCAAGGCAATGCAGGTAATCCTTTCTCCTTTGATACTTTTGCCACTGGATATAATTATAAGCCCGAGTATCAACAACAGGAAATAGGTGAATACTATGCCAGATTAGGACGTACAAATGGTTATGCCGCTCAAATGGCATACTTGGGTATGATGGCAAACCTTATCACCCCTTCAAATACCACCCCCAATAACACCAGTTATGATGTAAGTGGTAATAACTTGGAGCGTTTAGAAACTTACAGGGTCGATCGTACTGGCTATGTAAATAAGTACAACTTTAACATCTCCTCTCAGTTAGGTGATTATATTTACCTTGGCTTAAACCTAAACGGGCATAATATCAATGAAAAAGCCTTGTATAGCGTCAAAGACGATAACTTCCAAGGCACCAACCCTTTCCTAACTTATGCCAATCATAAGCAGTACATCAACACCACAGGCGAAGGATTTTCTTTACAACTCGGTAGTATTATCAAAGTAAATGACGATTTCCGCGTAGGGGTAAGTTATCAATCACCCACTTGGTACAGTCTTAAAGAAGAATCTCGCCAAGTACTTTATGGCACAGTAGTAGCCTCTGGCAAAGAGTACAATAGTGATATAGAACTCGTTAACCGATACAACGACCCTATTTGGTACGAACGTGAATATAAGTTCCGTACTCCAAGTGCTTGGACAGCCAGTGCAGCATACATCATTAAAAAAAGAGCTATACTTAGTGCCGATTATACATATAGGGCTTATGACAATTTAAAGTTCCGAAGCGCTAATATGCAAGCTGAAAACAACATTATCCAAAATGAGTTAGGCGATACCTCTACCCTACGCTTAGGTGCCGAATATCGTATCCCATTCAAATTATTAAAAGAAGAACCTTCTTCTAAAAACTTTGTAAGCCTTCGTGCCGGATATCGTTATGAGCAAAGCCCATACCGCAAAGCCATCGCTACCGTAGGCGATTTGAATGGCTACTCTTTTGGTGGCGGGGTTAGTTTAGGTGGCATACGTTTAGACCTCTCTTATGATATAGCTAAACAAACCAACCTATTCCAAATGTACGAAACAGTCCTTACCGATAACGCAAAAATCAATTCTAAGTATGGTAACTTCTTGCTTACCTTCACAGCTCAATTGTTTTAA
- a CDS encoding dCMP deaminase family protein — MTKQQLAKQLRYDKAYMRMAMEWAKLSYSKRKQVGAIMVKDRMIISDGYNGAPTGFDNCCEDEEGNTHWYVLHAEANAIMKVAASTQSSEGATLYITMSPCKECSKLIYQSGVKRVVYLEGYRDNEGLAFLEKAGVEVVHLTEV; from the coding sequence ATGACGAAACAGCAGCTCGCAAAGCAATTGCGCTATGATAAAGCCTATATGCGTATGGCTATGGAATGGGCTAAACTATCCTACTCTAAGCGCAAACAAGTAGGTGCTATTATGGTAAAAGACCGTATGATTATCTCGGATGGTTATAATGGAGCACCTACAGGATTTGATAATTGTTGTGAAGATGAGGAAGGTAATACTCATTGGTATGTGCTTCATGCAGAAGCTAATGCCATTATGAAGGTAGCTGCCTCCACACAATCTTCTGAAGGAGCTACTCTTTATATTACAATGTCTCCTTGTAAAGAATGTAGTAAGCTCATTTACCAATCAGGAGTTAAGAGAGTGGTTTATTTAGAAGGTTATCGTGATAATGAAGGATTGGCATTTCTTGAAAAAGCAGGTGTTGAGGTAGTACATCTTACAGAAGTATAA
- a CDS encoding SIMPL domain-containing protein: MKHWFILFSLLTTVAVAQSPSVTVVGEGVVYVTPDVVNISVSVEHEGDDPKILRERNAATVAKVLEILSKEKLPKSSYKTTYISLHKNYNYNYNESNDAKKTNYHISQEIQIRIDDLTKYETLMEKIFEAGVNNINNVSFDVKNRDKHTQEARLLAVGDAKAKATLYASALNQSIGKAIQIKEGASYSGMTTANFQIRGAAPKNAPSIAEGSMTVRAQVTIDFELK; this comes from the coding sequence ATGAAACATTGGTTTATACTTTTTTCACTGCTTACAACTGTGGCAGTAGCGCAAAGCCCCTCGGTAACAGTAGTGGGTGAAGGGGTGGTATATGTAACTCCTGATGTGGTAAATATATCGGTAAGTGTAGAGCACGAAGGGGATGACCCTAAAATACTACGAGAACGCAATGCTGCTACAGTGGCTAAAGTGCTTGAAATACTAAGCAAAGAGAAGCTGCCCAAAAGCAGTTACAAGACGACTTATATATCATTACACAAAAATTATAACTACAATTACAACGAGAGTAATGATGCGAAAAAGACGAATTATCACATTTCACAAGAAATACAAATTAGGATAGATGACCTGACAAAATATGAAACCCTGATGGAAAAGATTTTTGAAGCAGGAGTGAATAATATTAATAATGTGAGTTTTGATGTGAAAAATAGGGATAAACACACGCAAGAGGCACGCCTATTGGCAGTGGGAGATGCGAAAGCGAAGGCTACTTTATACGCTTCGGCACTAAATCAAAGCATAGGGAAGGCTATCCAGATAAAAGAAGGGGCTTCCTATTCGGGAATGACGACAGCTAATTTTCAGATTAGAGGGGCAGCTCCTAAAAATGCGCCTAGTATAGCTGAAGGCTCTATGACAGTGAGGGCGCAAGTAACAATAGATTTTGAATTGAAATAA
- a CDS encoding RsmB/NOP family class I SAM-dependent RNA methyltransferase, whose product MKLHRNLVDALIEGLSFIFNDGQYADKVVEKQLKKDKRWGARDRAFIAETMYDIVRWKRLYAEIAEVHSPYNVHKLRRLFAVWATLKGISLPDWGNYFEDTPLRRIKGRFDELSKTRKLRESVPDWLDDLGAAELGETLWTNELHALNQLAPVVLRVNTLKTNKERLQIFLKQEGYDSFPLHNYPDALQLAERGNVFKTQAFNDGLFEVQDASSQKVAPFMLIDSSVKRVIDTCAGAGGKTLHLATLMQNKGQIIAMDIYEQKLQELKRRARRNNIYNVETKLIDPKQLKRMQGTADRVLIDAPCSGLGVLRRNPDAKWKLRPEFLDEIHATQQEILQQYSKLLKKGGKLVYATCSILPSENQKQVAAFLASEAGKDFKLEAEEIILAHQSGYDGFYMARLSL is encoded by the coding sequence ATGAAATTACACAGAAACTTAGTCGATGCCCTCATCGAGGGGCTTTCCTTCATCTTTAACGATGGCCAGTACGCCGATAAAGTTGTTGAAAAACAACTCAAAAAAGACAAGCGTTGGGGCGCCCGCGACAGAGCCTTTATTGCCGAAACTATGTATGACATAGTCCGCTGGAAACGCCTTTATGCCGAAATAGCCGAAGTTCATTCCCCCTATAATGTACACAAACTGCGCCGCCTATTTGCCGTATGGGCTACCCTTAAAGGTATCTCCTTGCCCGATTGGGGTAACTATTTTGAAGATACTCCCCTAAGGCGTATTAAGGGGCGCTTTGACGAACTCTCCAAAACAAGAAAACTGCGCGAGTCCGTACCCGATTGGTTAGATGATTTAGGTGCTGCCGAGCTGGGCGAAACCTTATGGACTAATGAATTACACGCCCTTAACCAGTTAGCCCCTGTGGTATTGCGCGTTAATACCCTAAAAACAAACAAAGAGCGTCTACAAATATTCCTAAAACAAGAGGGGTATGATAGCTTCCCTCTACATAACTACCCCGATGCCTTACAGCTGGCCGAACGTGGTAACGTATTCAAAACTCAAGCCTTTAATGATGGCTTGTTCGAGGTGCAAGACGCTTCTTCTCAAAAAGTAGCCCCCTTTATGCTCATTGATAGCAGTGTGAAACGTGTTATCGATACTTGTGCAGGGGCAGGAGGCAAAACCCTACACTTAGCTACTCTGATGCAAAACAAAGGGCAGATTATAGCGATGGACATTTATGAGCAAAAACTACAAGAACTCAAGCGCCGTGCCCGTCGCAATAACATCTACAATGTCGAAACCAAACTGATAGATCCTAAGCAACTCAAGCGTATGCAAGGCACTGCCGATAGGGTACTTATCGATGCCCCTTGTAGCGGGTTAGGGGTACTACGCCGCAACCCCGATGCCAAGTGGAAATTGCGCCCCGAGTTTCTCGATGAGATACACGCTACCCAGCAAGAAATATTACAACAGTACAGTAAGCTCCTTAAAAAAGGTGGTAAGCTCGTATATGCTACTTGCTCAATATTGCCAAGTGAAAACCAAAAACAAGTAGCTGCCTTTTTAGCTTCAGAGGCTGGCAAAGATTTTAAGTTAGAGGCTGAAGAGATTATATTAGCACACCAATCAGGATATGATGGGTTCTATATGGCAAGGCTTTCCCTTTAA
- a CDS encoding S41 family peptidase has translation MKNKYYILPTFIGLALAFGVILGRLLANFYIPKPPPPVPLPIVSNDTIPENPYKVKLGRLIDYIEEDYVDNVNTDSIVDLTINSILRKLDPHSTYIARSDIQEVAETMSGKFVGVGISFYIYKDTIAVIRPIEGSDAMRKGIRFGDRILMADNDTLYKKRLSTDKIKNILKGEMESRVDLTIYRKRTDSIFKVPIERKFIPIKSIDCFYKVNDTLGYIRLNRFAETTVSEFTSTLKALEKEGINSLVLDLRNNVGGFLNVGIQIADEFLPKNKMIVFTKNNRKEIEETYSTDGGLFEDKPVFILVNENTASASEIVAGALQDNDRGVIVGRRTFGKGLVQSEMPLPDGSAVRLTTARYYTPTGRSIQKPYSLGRRSFQIDNATVPDSLKFMTPKGKIVYGGGGIYPDVYIPADMKPETYLVNEVLTSGLTNFFLFEYLDKHPALNSRPHKSAFINDYKVPKEMISAFAKFLKSRRINIDFRKNSNEVAKYLKASLAEIWFNNNVAGLIRNQSDFYINECLHYYHTKEQRTTKAVKKTARTNKRV, from the coding sequence ATGAAAAACAAGTACTACATACTTCCCACTTTTATCGGTTTAGCATTAGCTTTTGGAGTCATATTAGGAAGGCTATTGGCTAATTTCTATATCCCAAAGCCTCCGCCTCCAGTACCATTGCCTATAGTAAGTAATGATACTATACCCGAGAACCCTTATAAAGTAAAACTCGGCAGACTAATTGACTATATAGAAGAAGATTATGTGGACAATGTAAATACCGACAGTATTGTTGATTTAACTATCAACAGCATACTGCGCAAGTTAGACCCACATTCCACCTACATAGCTAGGTCCGACATACAAGAAGTAGCCGAAACAATGAGCGGCAAGTTTGTAGGGGTAGGTATCAGTTTCTATATATATAAAGATACAATAGCCGTAATTCGCCCTATTGAGGGTAGTGATGCTATGCGTAAAGGCATACGTTTTGGCGATCGTATTTTAATGGCTGATAATGATACCCTTTACAAAAAACGTTTAAGCACTGATAAAATAAAGAATATCCTAAAAGGCGAAATGGAATCACGTGTCGATTTGACTATTTACCGCAAACGCACTGATAGCATTTTTAAAGTACCTATTGAAAGGAAATTCATCCCTATCAAGAGTATTGATTGCTTTTACAAAGTGAATGACACTTTGGGGTATATTCGCTTGAACCGCTTTGCCGAAACTACAGTAAGTGAGTTTACAAGTACCCTAAAAGCACTTGAAAAGGAAGGTATTAACAGCTTAGTACTTGATTTGCGTAACAATGTTGGAGGCTTCCTAAATGTAGGCATACAAATAGCCGATGAGTTCCTTCCCAAAAACAAAATGATTGTATTTACTAAAAACAATCGTAAGGAGATAGAAGAAACCTACTCTACTGATGGTGGACTTTTTGAAGACAAACCTGTTTTCATTTTGGTCAATGAAAACACTGCCTCAGCTAGTGAAATTGTAGCAGGTGCTTTGCAAGATAACGACCGCGGCGTGATAGTAGGCAGACGTACTTTTGGTAAAGGATTAGTACAAAGTGAAATGCCCTTGCCCGATGGCTCAGCTGTAAGGCTTACTACAGCACGTTACTACACTCCTACTGGGCGTTCTATACAAAAACCTTATAGCTTAGGACGGAGAAGTTTCCAGATAGATAACGCTACTGTACCCGACTCGCTTAAATTTATGACCCCTAAAGGAAAAATAGTATATGGCGGCGGGGGTATTTATCCTGATGTGTATATACCTGCAGATATGAAGCCCGAAACTTACTTGGTAAATGAAGTCCTTACCTCAGGTCTTACTAACTTCTTTTTGTTTGAGTATTTAGATAAGCACCCTGCGCTAAATAGTCGCCCTCACAAATCGGCTTTCATTAATGACTACAAAGTGCCTAAAGAAATGATAAGTGCTTTTGCTAAGTTCTTAAAGAGCAGACGTATTAATATTGATTTCAGAAAAAACAGCAATGAAGTAGCCAAATACTTAAAAGCTAGCCTAGCCGAAATATGGTTTAATAATAATGTAGCAGGACTGATACGTAATCAGAGTGATTTCTACATTAATGAGTGCTTGCACTACTATCACACCAAAGAACAAAGAACAACTAAAGCAGTAAAAAAAACTGCACGAACCAATAAAAGAGTATAG
- a CDS encoding cytochrome c biogenesis protein CcdA, whose amino-acid sequence MKKILTLALVFLAAIASAQIHNPVKWTTAVEKINDQEYTLITTATIEAGWKLYGQNIPPNGPVPTTFEYAKSADFELIGKTEESQPIVKQDKVFAMEIAYFYNKATFKQRIKVLNPIQTVKATVEFMCCNDSNCLPPDTADLEFLIGNTSSTGVTPQFTFGAGNNSVATATTATTVSASTTTKAPSTTPIHNQGIWSIFFLSFLSGFAALLTPCVFPMIPMTVSYFTKQSKSKAAGIKNAVSYGISIIVIYVLLGSVITAVFGSDALNAMASNFWFNFIFFLILVVFAISFLGAFEITLPSSWSTKIDAQADRSGFIGIFFMALALAIVSFSCTGPIVGSLLVQAASQGGIAPIMGMLGFSLAIALPFALFAAFPGWLHSLPKSGGWMNTVKVVLGFLELALAFKFLSIADLVWDLHWLEREVFIAIWIAVFGALSLYLFGKIRLPHDDATDRISVGRLLLGLVSLSFTVYLIPGLWGAPLSIISGFPPPQHYSESPYGVGHKGNTAATATPFTELPQGAHLFQPYDIVTFDDYQQGLEYAKQVGKPVLLDFTGRSCVNCRKMEDNVWGKPEVLNILKNEVVLISLLVDDKNELPENEVKPSKIREGKMIKTVGQKWSEFQALRYQSNSQPLYVLMGHDEQNLVDPVGYTPAVDKFSTWLRSGVSAFRK is encoded by the coding sequence ATGAAAAAAATACTTACACTGGCATTAGTATTTTTGGCTGCAATAGCCAGCGCCCAAATACACAACCCTGTAAAATGGACTACAGCGGTTGAAAAAATTAACGACCAAGAGTATACCCTTATCACCACAGCTACTATTGAGGCTGGGTGGAAGTTATATGGGCAGAATATCCCGCCCAATGGGCCTGTTCCTACTACTTTTGAGTATGCCAAATCAGCCGATTTTGAACTGATAGGAAAAACAGAAGAATCACAACCCATAGTAAAACAGGATAAGGTATTTGCTATGGAAATAGCTTATTTTTACAACAAAGCAACATTTAAGCAACGCATAAAAGTACTTAATCCTATACAGACTGTAAAGGCTACGGTAGAGTTTATGTGCTGTAATGACAGTAACTGCCTCCCCCCCGATACTGCCGATCTGGAGTTTTTAATTGGCAACACTAGTTCTACAGGAGTTACCCCTCAGTTTACTTTTGGGGCGGGCAATAATAGTGTAGCTACTGCTACTACAGCCACTACAGTTAGCGCAAGTACAACTACCAAAGCTCCTAGCACTACCCCTATTCATAACCAAGGTATTTGGAGCATATTTTTCTTGTCATTCCTTTCTGGTTTTGCAGCTCTGCTTACTCCTTGCGTATTCCCTATGATACCAATGACGGTGAGCTACTTTACCAAGCAGAGTAAATCAAAAGCTGCTGGTATTAAGAATGCTGTAAGTTATGGTATATCTATCATTGTAATTTATGTATTGTTAGGGTCAGTAATTACAGCCGTTTTTGGTTCAGATGCCTTAAATGCTATGGCAAGTAATTTTTGGTTCAACTTCATATTCTTCCTTATTTTAGTAGTTTTTGCTATCTCATTTTTAGGAGCATTTGAAATTACCTTGCCTAGCTCGTGGAGTACTAAAATTGATGCCCAAGCCGATCGCAGTGGCTTCATCGGCATCTTCTTTATGGCTTTAGCTTTAGCCATCGTATCATTCTCCTGTACAGGGCCTATAGTAGGTTCTTTATTAGTACAAGCTGCCTCACAAGGGGGGATAGCTCCTATTATGGGTATGTTAGGCTTCTCATTGGCAATAGCTTTACCTTTTGCCTTGTTCGCTGCTTTCCCAGGTTGGTTACACTCCTTGCCAAAATCAGGCGGTTGGATGAATACTGTGAAAGTAGTATTAGGATTTTTAGAATTGGCTTTAGCATTCAAATTTCTCTCCATAGCCGATTTGGTTTGGGATTTACATTGGTTAGAGCGTGAGGTGTTCATCGCTATATGGATTGCCGTTTTTGGAGCTTTATCTCTCTACCTTTTTGGCAAAATACGCCTACCTCACGACGATGCTACCGACCGTATTTCAGTAGGCAGACTATTGCTCGGTTTAGTAAGCTTATCTTTTACTGTTTATCTCATCCCTGGTTTATGGGGTGCCCCTTTAAGTATCATCAGCGGGTTCCCTCCTCCACAACATTACAGTGAATCTCCTTATGGTGTGGGGCACAAAGGCAATACTGCCGCTACCGCTACCCCCTTTACCGAATTGCCACAAGGCGCTCACTTATTCCAACCCTATGACATTGTAACCTTTGATGATTACCAACAAGGATTGGAGTACGCCAAGCAGGTAGGCAAACCTGTGTTATTAGACTTTACTGGTAGGTCATGTGTGAACTGCCGCAAGATGGAAGATAATGTATGGGGCAAACCCGAAGTACTGAACATCTTAAAAAATGAAGTAGTACTCATCTCTCTATTAGTGGACGATAAGAATGAACTACCCGAAAACGAAGTAAAACCTTCCAAAATACGAGAAGGAAAAATGATAAAAACAGTAGGACAAAAATGGAGTGAGTTCCAAGCCTTGCGTTACCAATCCAACTCACAACCCCTATACGTGCTAATGGGGCACGACGAGCAAAACTTAGTAGACCCAGTAGGCTATACACCTGCTGTAGATAAGTTTAGCACTTGGCTGCGAAGCGGAGTAAGTGCTTTTCGCAAATAA